In Eriocheir sinensis breed Jianghai 21 chromosome 30, ASM2467909v1, whole genome shotgun sequence, the following are encoded in one genomic region:
- the LOC127005623 gene encoding uncharacterized protein LOC127005623, producing the protein MAVRLFSSREAYLYHTNIVTLPVFRRAGAGDAKNVLVAMTALVLPVGILLERFFDEIEKGRSLGEEQAGVYEAVAAKLVEFGLDGRACVLRFICELQQRRLARSTVAGQLLGVLFTPRVGGQEGGHYLAAKGLGGRKGVVCASHYSSCPHSAFLYFEALRNLTTTTTHSPGNPPL; encoded by the exons ATGGCGGTGCGGCTGTTCAGCTCCAGGGAGGCGTACCTCTACCACACCAACATCGTCACGCTGCCCGTCTTCAGGAGGGCCGGGGCGGGCGACGCAAAGAACGTACTGGTGGCCATGACGGCTCTGGTGCTGCCCGTTGGGATACTGCTGGAGCGGTTCTTTGATGAAATAGAGAAGGGCAG GAGTCTTGGGGAGGAGCAGGCTGGGGTGTACGAGGCAGTGGCAGCAAAGTTGGTGGAGTTTGGCCTGGACGGACGTGCGTGTGTCCTGCGGTTCATCTGTGAGCTCCAGCAGCGACGCCTGGCTCGCAGCACGGTGGCGGGGCAGCTTCTGGGGGTGCTGTTCAC GCCGCGGGTTGGGGGGCAGGAGGGTGGGCACTATCTGGCCGCCAAGGGTCTGGGGGGCAGGAAGGGCGTGGTGTGTGCCTCCCACTACAGCTCCTGCCCCCACAGCGCCTTCCTTTACTTCGAGGCACTCAggaacctcaccaccaccaccacccacagccCCGGCAACCCACCACTTTGA
- the LOC127005624 gene encoding dynein light chain roadblock-type 2-like — protein sequence MSAEVEETLKRIQSHKGVVGVIVVNSEGIPIKSTLDNPTTIQYTGLISGLTDKARSVVRDLDPTNDLTFLRVRSKKHEIMIAPDKEYMLIVVQNTNE from the exons ATG TCTGCAGAAGTTGAAGAAACCCTCAAGAGGATTCAGTCCCACAAGGGGGTGGTGGGAGTCATCGTGGTGAACTCAGAAG gtaTTCCCATCAAGAGCACATTGGACAACCCCACCACCATCCAGTACACCGGCCTCATCAGCGGCCTCACGGACAAAGCGCGCAGTGTGGTGCGGGACCTTGACCCAACAAATGACCTCACTTTCCTGCGGGTGCGCTCCAAGAAGCACGAAATCATGATTGCTCCGG ACAAGGAGTACATGCTGATCGTGGTCCAGAACACCAACGAGTAA